From the Gemmatimonadales bacterium genome, one window contains:
- a CDS encoding 5'-nucleotidase C-terminal domain-containing protein encodes MLLSLLLLTAAAPAVQDSAHLVIVATTDVHGRATGWDYVNDRPWGGGLVRAARPIDSLRAAYPDQVILVDAGDLLQGNPFAAYFATVAPRDPNPIVDVMNQLGYDVTTPGNHDFNFGVEPLREMLRRASFRVVSANIVTEPSGDPMFSRQTVLLRQGVRVGVTGFTTPGVMIWDRNNVRGQVRVERIGSTAPGELGRLRQEADFVITLVHSGMDGASSYDSLGVGPENVAASLAGGAVRPDLVVVGHSHRQMRDSVLNGVHFIQPKPYAQTLAVAHVDLVREDGKWRVSRIRGEQIDLAGIEPPPGRFRRVAEAQDEVRIWASTPLAVGTAAMPGRDGRVEAVPLTTWINEVQRRQAGTDLASTAVFDPRAGLPAGEIRLADVAGVYPYENTLRGIRITGAQLAAYLEQSAQYYTVDSTGKVGTDPTIPGYNFDVVTGADYELDLSQPAGSRVRGLRVKGRDVVPSATYTLALNSYRQEGGGGFEALRGAPLVYDQTESVRELLVADLRRRGQIDPVEFGAHNWRITPPAALTSARLLTRPPARDTLQLRILTINDFHGALEPRVYSWSDGRLVGGAAAVDATMDSLAARCNCTTLRLDGGDEMQGTLPSNMTYGRTTIEAFDLMGIQAAAVGNHDFDWSADTLRARMRESDYPWVAANIFDSLTGKRPDWITPWRMVRAGNYQVAVVGFITSETKEIVAPQNIAGLTFGSGYASIKDVVEEARSANPDFLVLLAHSGGRCDSLACAGEIFDMAQSLPPGTIDLIVSGHSHTLIDAERNGVPIVQARNNGTAIGVVDIIRTVDGARKIDVNVQTVWVDQVTPDSAIGALVARSVQLTDSLSKRIITDIALPLPRTGKQYPLGNLMADAFRNVLRADVALVNNGGIRADVAAGPLTFGQLFTVMPFQNQAVTVTITGRQLREMAEASITASGPDAHVSGIRVTYDSTRPAGQRVRDLRLANGKKPKDKDHYTLAVNSFLAAGQGGYTMLRGAPQVNAGMSDIEVMELYLRRLPRPVRPPEDARFIPSR; translated from the coding sequence ATGCTCCTTTCTCTCTTGCTGCTGACCGCTGCCGCGCCCGCCGTCCAGGACTCCGCTCACCTGGTCATCGTTGCCACGACGGACGTCCATGGCCGGGCGACCGGCTGGGACTACGTGAACGACCGGCCGTGGGGTGGCGGACTGGTGCGGGCCGCCCGCCCGATCGATTCGCTCCGTGCGGCGTATCCGGATCAGGTGATCCTGGTCGACGCGGGAGACCTCCTGCAGGGAAACCCCTTCGCGGCCTACTTCGCCACGGTGGCTCCCCGGGACCCGAACCCGATCGTCGATGTGATGAACCAGCTCGGGTACGACGTCACGACCCCGGGCAATCACGACTTCAACTTCGGCGTCGAGCCGCTGCGCGAAATGCTCCGGCGCGCCTCTTTCCGGGTGGTCAGCGCCAACATCGTGACCGAGCCGTCGGGCGACCCGATGTTCAGCCGGCAGACAGTGCTGCTCCGACAGGGTGTCCGCGTCGGGGTCACCGGGTTCACCACTCCCGGCGTGATGATCTGGGACCGGAACAACGTGCGCGGGCAGGTCCGGGTTGAACGCATCGGTTCAACCGCCCCCGGAGAGCTGGGGAGGCTCCGGCAGGAGGCCGACTTCGTCATTACCCTGGTCCACAGCGGGATGGACGGCGCGAGTTCCTATGACTCCCTCGGCGTCGGACCCGAGAACGTGGCGGCATCGCTCGCCGGCGGGGCGGTGCGCCCCGACCTGGTGGTCGTGGGGCACTCCCATCGCCAGATGCGCGACTCCGTTCTGAACGGCGTCCACTTCATCCAGCCGAAGCCGTACGCGCAGACGCTGGCCGTCGCTCATGTGGATCTCGTCCGTGAGGACGGCAAGTGGCGCGTGTCGCGCATCCGCGGCGAGCAGATCGATCTGGCAGGCATCGAGCCGCCTCCCGGCCGCTTCCGGCGGGTGGCGGAGGCGCAGGATGAAGTGCGGATCTGGGCCTCCACGCCGCTGGCCGTCGGGACCGCGGCGATGCCCGGCCGGGATGGACGAGTCGAGGCGGTCCCGCTGACCACCTGGATCAATGAGGTGCAGCGCCGCCAGGCCGGGACCGACCTGGCATCCACCGCCGTGTTCGATCCCCGCGCCGGCCTGCCCGCCGGGGAGATCCGTCTCGCCGACGTGGCCGGCGTCTACCCCTACGAGAACACGCTGCGGGGCATCCGGATTACCGGGGCACAGCTGGCGGCATACCTGGAACAGAGCGCGCAATACTACACGGTGGACTCCACCGGCAAGGTCGGCACCGACCCCACGATTCCGGGCTATAACTTCGATGTCGTCACGGGTGCGGACTATGAGCTGGATCTCTCGCAGCCGGCGGGAAGCCGGGTGCGGGGTCTGCGGGTCAAGGGTCGAGACGTGGTTCCCTCGGCGACCTACACCTTGGCGTTGAACAGCTACCGCCAGGAAGGCGGGGGCGGGTTTGAGGCCCTTCGCGGGGCGCCGCTTGTCTACGACCAGACCGAGAGTGTCCGCGAGCTGCTGGTGGCCGACCTCCGGCGGCGGGGCCAGATCGATCCAGTGGAGTTTGGGGCGCACAACTGGCGAATCACTCCGCCGGCGGCGCTGACCTCAGCCCGGTTGCTGACCAGGCCTCCGGCGCGCGACACGCTGCAGCTGCGCATCCTGACCATCAACGACTTCCACGGCGCGCTCGAACCGAGGGTCTACAGCTGGTCCGACGGCCGGCTGGTTGGCGGCGCCGCCGCGGTCGACGCCACGATGGACTCGCTCGCGGCGCGATGCAACTGCACGACGCTGCGGCTGGACGGCGGGGACGAGATGCAGGGCACGCTGCCCTCCAACATGACCTATGGCAGGACGACCATCGAGGCGTTCGACCTGATGGGCATCCAGGCGGCGGCCGTCGGGAATCATGACTTCGACTGGTCGGCGGACACCCTCCGCGCCCGCATGCGGGAGTCGGACTATCCCTGGGTTGCGGCCAACATCTTCGACTCCCTGACCGGAAAGCGCCCCGACTGGATTACGCCGTGGCGGATGGTCCGGGCCGGGAACTACCAGGTGGCGGTGGTGGGCTTCATCACCAGCGAGACGAAGGAGATTGTCGCCCCGCAGAACATTGCCGGCCTGACGTTCGGCTCGGGGTACGCCTCCATCAAGGATGTTGTCGAGGAAGCGCGCAGCGCCAATCCGGACTTCCTGGTGCTGCTCGCGCACTCCGGTGGGCGGTGTGACTCCCTGGCGTGCGCCGGCGAGATCTTCGACATGGCACAATCGCTCCCGCCCGGTACCATCGACCTCATCGTCTCGGGGCACAGCCACACGCTCATCGACGCGGAGCGCAACGGTGTGCCGATTGTGCAGGCCCGGAACAATGGGACCGCCATCGGGGTCGTGGACATCATTCGTACCGTCGATGGTGCGCGCAAGATCGACGTGAATGTCCAGACGGTCTGGGTGGATCAGGTCACCCCGGACTCGGCGATCGGGGCGCTGGTCGCCCGCTCGGTCCAGCTGACCGACAGCCTCTCGAAGCGGATCATCACCGACATCGCCCTGCCACTCCCGCGCACCGGCAAGCAGTATCCGCTTGGCAATCTGATGGCGGATGCCTTCCGCAATGTCCTGCGTGCGGACGTCGCCCTCGTCAACAATGGTGGCATCCGCGCCGACGTCGCCGCCGGCCCCCTCACGTTCGGGCAGCTGTTCACGGTGATGCCGTTCCAGAATCAGGCGGTGACCGTCACGATCACCGGCCGCCAACTCCGCGAAATGGCGGAGGCCTCGATTACGGCATCGGGCCCCGACGCCCACGTGTCCGGGATTCGCGTCACCTATGACTCGACGCGTCCAGCGGGCCAGCGGGTGCGGGATCTGCGCCTGGCCAACGGCAAGAAGCCAAAGGACAAGGACCACTACACCCTCGCGGTCAATTCCTTCCTGGCGGCCGGCCAGGGCGGGTACACCATGCTGCGCGGAGCGCCACAGGTGAACGCGGGCATGAGCGACATCGAGGTGATGGAGCTCTACCTCCGCCGCCTGCCGCGGCCCGTCCGGCCCCCTGAGGATGCCCGGTTCATTCCCTCCCGATGA
- a CDS encoding metalloregulator ArsR/SmtB family transcription factor, with product MNPPSPTTELLVALAEPTRLRILNCLAAAPLFVSDLQTILAVPQPTVSRHLKVLKEANLVRDTPIAQFVLYRLRRETGVRGRLLTATLEALGQEEQMRTERHQASDRSRANPRVRLATPVESSS from the coding sequence ATGAACCCCCCGTCGCCCACCACGGAACTCCTCGTGGCGCTCGCCGAGCCGACCCGGCTCAGGATACTCAACTGCCTCGCGGCAGCCCCGCTCTTCGTGTCCGACCTGCAGACTATCCTGGCGGTGCCCCAGCCGACCGTGTCGCGGCACCTGAAGGTGCTGAAGGAAGCCAACCTGGTCCGCGATACGCCGATTGCGCAGTTCGTCCTGTACCGCCTCCGACGGGAGACTGGCGTCCGGGGCCGGCTGCTGACGGCTACGCTCGAGGCGCTCGGCCAGGAGGAGCAGATGCGGACCGAACGGCACCAGGCCTCCGATCGAAGCCGTGCCAACCCCCGTGTCCGGCTCGCCACGCCGGTGGAGTCCTCGTCATGA
- a CDS encoding response regulator transcription factor, translating into MTHRILVVDDEPDITALVAYHLAKAGYRVSTAARGPDALKAAAEERPDVVILDLMLPGMSGYDVLAELRARPETRDIGVILLTARKQEADRIRGLTLGADDYLTKPFSPAELTLRVGAVLRRLAAPSVAQGDTLTAGDIVIDRSALRATLGGEELDLTATEYKLLLTLVERRGRVQTRPHLLETVWEAQPDIQTRTVDMHIQRLRTKLGDAGRLIETVRGFGYRFRATDRSGRKS; encoded by the coding sequence ATGACACATCGCATTCTCGTGGTCGATGACGAGCCGGACATCACGGCCCTGGTCGCGTACCACCTGGCGAAGGCGGGGTACCGGGTGTCGACCGCCGCCCGCGGGCCGGACGCGCTCAAGGCCGCCGCCGAAGAGCGCCCGGACGTCGTCATTCTCGACCTCATGCTGCCGGGAATGTCAGGGTATGACGTGCTGGCGGAGCTCCGCGCCCGCCCGGAGACCCGCGATATCGGCGTGATCCTGCTGACGGCGCGCAAGCAGGAGGCGGACCGGATCCGCGGGCTCACGCTCGGGGCAGACGATTACCTCACGAAGCCCTTCTCCCCGGCCGAGCTGACCCTGCGGGTCGGCGCGGTCCTTCGCCGCCTCGCCGCGCCGTCCGTGGCGCAGGGCGACACCCTCACGGCCGGCGACATCGTCATCGACCGATCGGCGCTGCGGGCCACCCTCGGTGGCGAGGAACTGGACCTGACCGCCACGGAGTACAAGCTGCTGCTGACGCTGGTGGAGCGCCGGGGCCGGGTACAGACGCGACCCCACCTGCTCGAGACGGTCTGGGAGGCGCAGCCCGACATCCAGACGCGGACCGTCGACATGCACATCCAGCGGCTGCGCACAAAACTGGGGGATGCCGGCCGGCTCATCGAGACCGTTCGAGGCTTCGGCTATCGGTTCCGGGCAACCGACCGCAGTGGGCGGAAGTCGTGA
- a CDS encoding ATP-binding protein, which translates to MTFTGRVVAGTLLVLVVSVVVLLWTADFALRRDLEGEVATNLQREALIVREGLPVGAAEAQAWIYRVGRETGYRITLIAPDGRVTGESDYATLPLPAIENHGHRPEVVAALADSLGVSKRKSATVGRELIYVAVPGGPGVVRVAADLDHVDGIVHRAQLAVALAALVALLIGTLVAWITAGSVTRPLTAITEAARTIAAGQAPRFPHSGIRDIDTLVQALRQMHHDLADRFENLRHEQAESAAIVTAMVEGVVAADARGQIVTANPAARELLGYGPKTALPDIQQLFRGRSAREIVRRVSEGTSVEGEEVGIDGRKIVISARPLPTGGAILVLHDQTEIRRLEAVRRDFVANVSHELKTPLTSISGYAETLLAERPDAQTERQFLETILANAHRMQRLVDDLLDLARIESGRWQPDLAAIDLADVAAEVVSDFAARGDDLGVTILTDIAPGAGTLLADPEGVRLVLRNLIDNALRYTPAGGQITLRSRVEEDGILLQVEDTGSGIPREHLSRVFERFYRVDPSRSRAEGGTGLGLAIVRHTVEAHGGRVGIESELGSGTRVAAWFPGGLTEGRSGAVTKP; encoded by the coding sequence GTGACCTTTACCGGGAGAGTCGTCGCGGGCACCCTGCTGGTCCTGGTGGTAAGCGTCGTCGTCCTGCTCTGGACCGCCGACTTCGCCCTGCGCCGGGACCTCGAGGGCGAAGTGGCCACAAACCTCCAGCGGGAGGCGCTGATCGTCCGGGAGGGGCTGCCCGTCGGGGCGGCCGAGGCGCAGGCCTGGATCTACAGGGTCGGGCGGGAGACCGGTTACCGCATCACGCTCATTGCGCCCGATGGTCGGGTTACCGGCGAAAGCGACTACGCCACCCTTCCCCTCCCCGCGATCGAGAACCACGGCCACCGCCCCGAGGTGGTCGCCGCGCTTGCCGATTCACTTGGGGTCAGCAAGCGGAAGAGCGCAACCGTCGGGCGAGAGCTGATATATGTCGCGGTGCCCGGAGGCCCCGGGGTCGTCCGGGTGGCGGCCGATCTCGACCACGTGGACGGCATCGTGCATCGGGCACAGCTGGCCGTGGCCCTCGCCGCGCTGGTTGCGCTCCTGATCGGGACGCTCGTGGCGTGGATCACCGCCGGGTCTGTCACTCGGCCGCTCACCGCCATCACGGAAGCGGCGCGCACCATCGCGGCCGGGCAGGCTCCGCGCTTCCCTCACTCCGGGATCCGGGACATCGACACGCTCGTCCAGGCGCTCCGGCAGATGCACCACGATCTGGCGGACCGGTTCGAGAACCTGCGCCACGAGCAGGCGGAGTCGGCGGCAATCGTGACAGCCATGGTGGAGGGTGTCGTGGCCGCCGATGCCCGGGGGCAGATCGTCACGGCCAACCCCGCCGCGCGCGAGCTGCTGGGATACGGCCCGAAGACCGCGCTCCCGGACATCCAGCAGCTGTTCCGCGGGCGCTCGGCACGGGAGATCGTGCGACGTGTCAGCGAGGGGACCTCGGTCGAAGGTGAGGAAGTCGGGATCGACGGGCGCAAGATCGTGATCAGCGCGCGGCCGCTCCCCACAGGCGGCGCCATTCTCGTGCTCCATGATCAGACCGAAATCAGGCGGCTGGAAGCGGTTCGCCGGGACTTCGTCGCGAATGTCTCCCATGAACTGAAGACCCCGCTGACCAGCATCTCCGGCTATGCCGAGACACTGCTGGCGGAGCGGCCCGATGCGCAGACGGAACGCCAGTTCCTCGAAACGATTTTGGCCAACGCCCACCGGATGCAGCGCCTGGTCGACGACCTGCTCGACCTGGCGCGGATCGAATCGGGGCGCTGGCAGCCTGACCTCGCCGCGATCGATCTTGCCGACGTCGCCGCCGAGGTGGTCTCAGACTTTGCGGCGCGGGGTGACGACCTGGGTGTCACAATCCTGACCGACATCGCTCCAGGCGCTGGCACGCTGCTGGCCGACCCGGAAGGGGTGCGGCTCGTGCTTCGCAACCTGATCGACAACGCGCTCCGTTACACGCCCGCCGGAGGTCAGATCACCCTCCGGAGCCGGGTCGAGGAAGATGGGATCTTGCTGCAGGTCGAGGACACCGGCAGCGGCATCCCGCGGGAGCACCTCTCCCGGGTCTTCGAACGGTTCTATCGGGTTGACCCGTCCCGTTCCCGGGCCGAAGGCGGTACCGGGCTTGGGCTTGCGATCGTCCGACACACGGTCGAGGCCCACGGCGGCCGCGTGGGGATCGAAAGCGAACTGGGATCGGGGACACGGGTGGCTGCCTGGTTTCCAGGGGGCCTAACCGAGGGCAGAAGCGGGGCCGTTACAAAGCCGTGA
- a CDS encoding porin: protein MRSSMCRSAVSLALLALMTAGVASAQTSYPNVKMVGRLQVEYYDFNNGDNAIYAAIPTRAAESNFLIRRARITAKGNLSQNISFVIQPSYTTGQSGLILKDAYLDVAFTKPEAKSAVVLRAGQFKRFFGRYELTSSNNLPSIERGAYRGLVPVSSNDLAIGNGFAAHDLGAGLMYTGLDKKLAIMASVMNGALSPNNLDINNSKSYYARATYAVTPKLSIGGSFASHDFIQTVDTFPTDSSAMNTGWGVDAQWGAPGEEGLYVMGDYMTGQSILNSDNGISGFQAVAAYNIRMKSADSFLYAIEPAFRYDQAEPNNKVVDDQSTLITAGVNLYLTSKAQFRLMYESQSFQDSTLKTISGIRTALTMNF from the coding sequence ATGCGTTCCTCGATGTGTCGTTCGGCCGTGAGCCTCGCCCTGCTGGCCCTGATGACCGCCGGTGTGGCCTCGGCGCAGACCAGCTACCCGAATGTGAAGATGGTCGGCCGCCTGCAGGTCGAGTACTATGACTTCAACAACGGCGACAACGCGATCTACGCCGCCATCCCGACCCGGGCCGCCGAGAGCAACTTTCTCATCAGGCGCGCTCGCATCACGGCCAAGGGCAACCTCAGCCAGAACATTTCGTTCGTCATCCAGCCGAGCTACACGACGGGCCAGTCCGGCCTGATCCTGAAGGACGCCTACCTCGATGTGGCGTTCACCAAGCCGGAGGCCAAGAGCGCCGTCGTGCTTCGCGCCGGCCAGTTCAAGCGGTTCTTCGGCCGGTACGAGCTCACCTCGTCGAACAACCTCCCTTCCATCGAACGTGGCGCCTACCGCGGGCTGGTCCCGGTCTCCTCGAACGACCTCGCCATCGGGAACGGCTTCGCCGCGCACGACCTCGGCGCCGGCCTGATGTACACCGGGCTGGACAAGAAGCTGGCCATCATGGCCAGCGTCATGAATGGCGCGCTTTCTCCGAACAACCTGGACATCAACAACTCCAAGTCGTACTACGCCCGCGCCACCTACGCCGTCACCCCGAAGTTGTCGATCGGCGGCTCCTTCGCCAGCCACGACTTCATCCAGACGGTGGACACCTTCCCGACCGACAGCTCCGCCATGAACACCGGCTGGGGCGTCGACGCGCAGTGGGGCGCGCCCGGCGAGGAAGGGCTGTACGTGATGGGTGACTACATGACCGGCCAGAGCATCCTCAACAGCGACAACGGCATCTCCGGCTTCCAGGCGGTCGCGGCATACAACATCCGCATGAAGTCGGCCGACAGCTTCCTCTATGCCATCGAGCCGGCGTTCCGGTACGACCAGGCGGAGCCGAACAACAAGGTTGTCGACGACCAGAGCACGCTCATCACGGCGGGCGTCAACCTCTACCTGACCAGCAAGGCGCAGTTCCGCCTGATGTACGAATCCCAGAGCTTCCAGGACTCCACGCTCAAGACGATCAGCGGCATTCGTACCGCGCTGACCATGAATTTCTAA